A region of Paraburkholderia sp. BL23I1N1 DNA encodes the following proteins:
- a CDS encoding helix-turn-helix domain-containing protein: protein MHSPLALVRDPTADTDGSPRATEPFDALEHLVGVNLARLRAERQLSLDALARASGVSRAMLAQIESARSVPSIKVLCKVASALKVSVAAFLRRHATNGFEHLPAERSSRVVSSNGRYSARPLYPDAEPTAAEFHELRIAPLHTEAGTRRAPGTTVNLVVSEGTLEVSVHDQRQLLATGDAIVFDADQPHSLRNPGDTEARAFRVTLKAETPPRWDVPAPHDLPRQAVPV, encoded by the coding sequence ATGCATTCCCCGCTTGCGTTGGTTCGCGATCCCACGGCTGACACCGATGGGTCGCCGCGTGCCACTGAACCCTTCGATGCGCTTGAACATCTGGTCGGCGTGAATCTCGCCCGTTTGCGCGCCGAGCGCCAACTTTCGCTCGATGCTCTCGCCCGTGCTTCGGGCGTCTCGCGAGCGATGCTCGCGCAGATCGAGTCGGCGCGCAGTGTGCCGTCGATCAAGGTGCTGTGCAAGGTCGCATCGGCGTTGAAGGTATCGGTGGCGGCGTTCTTGCGACGTCATGCGACCAACGGCTTCGAGCATTTGCCGGCGGAGCGTTCGTCGCGTGTCGTCAGCTCGAATGGGCGCTACTCGGCCCGGCCGCTTTATCCCGACGCCGAGCCGACTGCTGCCGAGTTTCATGAGTTGCGTATCGCGCCGTTGCATACCGAGGCCGGCACACGCCGCGCGCCGGGCACCACCGTGAATCTGGTGGTGAGCGAGGGCACGTTGGAAGTCAGCGTGCACGATCAGCGCCAATTACTGGCAACGGGTGACGCTATTGTGTTCGACGCCGACCAGCCGCACAGCCTGCGCAATCCCGGCGACACAGAAGCGCGCGCGTTTCGCGTGACGCTGAAGGCGGAAACGCCGCCGCGCTGGGACGTGCCCGCGCCGCACGATTTGCCAAGGCAGGCCGTGCCGGTCTGA
- a CDS encoding LysR family transcriptional regulator has product MDNLGDIRLFVEAAQQGSLSAAGRKMGLTPAAASARLAKLEAGLKTRLFERTTRQLRLTDEGRLYLNCCRQALQSLDDAEAALQAGQGVVRGKVRISATSDFGRNLLMHWLDEFNALYPEVTFALTLSDSLSNLVQEDIDLAIRFGVPRDSSLVARKLASNRRVLCASPDYIARKGEPKDPHDLANFDCIVLGTASGPVNEWRFTRGDEVQHYTVPFETSRETNDGAVAREWARRGYGIVIKSMWDVEADLRGDCLKILLPEWRYPDAPLHALYHRNRFMAPRVRALLDFLSERFAQVSDELEGLLGLPPERPRAKAAAETASDEGL; this is encoded by the coding sequence ATGGATAACCTCGGTGATATCCGCCTGTTCGTCGAAGCGGCGCAGCAGGGCAGCCTCTCGGCGGCGGGCCGCAAGATGGGCCTGACGCCGGCCGCCGCCAGCGCGCGGTTGGCCAAACTCGAAGCCGGCCTGAAAACACGTCTGTTCGAGCGCACCACCCGTCAACTCAGGCTCACGGACGAGGGCCGGCTGTACCTGAACTGCTGCCGCCAGGCGCTGCAATCGCTCGACGACGCCGAGGCCGCGCTGCAAGCCGGCCAAGGCGTGGTGCGCGGCAAGGTGCGAATCTCGGCGACTTCGGACTTCGGCCGCAATCTGCTGATGCACTGGCTCGACGAGTTCAACGCGCTTTACCCGGAAGTCACGTTCGCGCTGACGCTTTCGGACTCGCTATCGAATCTGGTGCAGGAAGACATCGATCTGGCAATCCGCTTTGGCGTGCCGCGGGACAGCTCGCTCGTCGCCCGCAAGCTGGCGTCGAACCGGCGGGTGCTGTGCGCCTCGCCGGACTACATCGCTCGCAAGGGCGAACCGAAAGATCCGCACGACCTGGCGAACTTCGACTGCATCGTGCTCGGCACCGCGTCCGGACCGGTCAACGAGTGGCGTTTCACACGCGGTGACGAAGTGCAGCACTACACCGTGCCGTTCGAGACCTCCCGGGAAACCAACGACGGCGCCGTGGCCCGGGAATGGGCGCGGCGCGGCTACGGCATCGTCATCAAGTCGATGTGGGACGTGGAAGCGGACTTGCGGGGCGACTGCCTGAAAATCCTGCTGCCCGAATGGCGCTATCCGGACGCGCCATTGCACGCGCTCTACCACCGCAACCGTTTCATGGCGCCGCGCGTGCGCGCGCTGCTGGATTTCCTGAGCGAGCGCTTCGCGCAAGTGTCGGACGAACTGGAAGGCCTGCTGGGCTTGCCGCCGGAGCGGCCGCGAGCCAAGGCCGCGGCGGAAACCGCATCCGATGAAGGGCTATAA
- a CDS encoding HAD family hydrolase: MIDHLICDCDGVLVDSEIIADRVMLETLSATFPGLDFEPVVKTAFGQQTSRFLEGIEKSFDITLPTDFFNTIEHNVELELAASLSPINGVRDALQRVTLPAAVVSNSRMARVNASVRRAGLQQIFGERIFSAEQVARPKPYPDVYLFAAKTLGVEPARCVVVEDSVAGLNAARAAGMKTIAFVGASHIPDGYADALRKMGMTRIMKHMDELPALVEAGVRGEFGDVQS, translated from the coding sequence ATGATCGACCACCTCATCTGTGACTGCGACGGCGTGCTCGTCGACAGTGAAATCATCGCCGACCGCGTGATGCTCGAAACGCTGTCCGCCACCTTCCCCGGCCTCGACTTCGAACCTGTCGTCAAGACGGCGTTCGGCCAGCAGACCTCGCGCTTCCTCGAAGGTATCGAGAAGTCGTTCGATATCACGCTACCCACCGATTTCTTCAATACGATCGAGCACAACGTCGAGCTTGAGCTCGCGGCCTCGCTCAGCCCGATCAACGGCGTGCGCGACGCCTTGCAACGCGTCACCCTGCCGGCCGCTGTCGTGTCGAATAGCCGGATGGCGCGTGTGAATGCGTCGGTGCGGCGCGCGGGCTTGCAGCAGATTTTCGGCGAACGGATTTTTAGCGCCGAACAGGTGGCGCGGCCGAAGCCTTACCCCGATGTTTATCTGTTCGCTGCAAAGACACTGGGCGTGGAGCCGGCGCGATGCGTCGTCGTGGAAGATAGCGTGGCCGGTTTGAATGCGGCGCGTGCGGCGGGCATGAAGACGATTGCCTTCGTGGGTGCGAGCCATATCCCCGACGGTTATGCGGATGCCCTGCGTAAGATGGGCATGACCCGCATCATGAAGCATATGGATGAACTGCCCGCGCTGGTTGAAGCCGGCGTGCGCGGTGAGTTTGGCGACGTGCAGTCGTAA
- the miaB gene encoding tRNA (N6-isopentenyl adenosine(37)-C2)-methylthiotransferase MiaB has product MTKKVYVKTYGCQMNEYDSDKMVDVLGAAEGLVKTDTPEDADVILFNTCSVREKAQEKVFSELGRVRELKEANPNLIIGVGGCVASQEGASIVARAPYVDLVFGPQTLHRLPQMIDKRRESGRAQVDISFPEIEKFDHLPPARVDGASAFVSIMEGCSKYCSYCVVPYTRGEEVSRPLDDVLTEIAGLADQGVREVTLLGQNVNAYRAGITLGSSEIADFAQLIEYVADIPGIERIRYTTSHPKEFTQRLIDTYAKVPKLVSHLHLPVQHGSDRILMAMKRGYTVLEYKSVIRKLRAIRPDLSLSTDMIVGFPGETEEDFDKMMALIHEMKYDTSFSFIYSPRPGTPAANLHDDTPHEVKLKRLYHLQATIEENVQRISDSMVGKIERILVERPARKDPNELAGRTENNRVVNFPAPVASHARLIGQMVDVKIVHAYPHSLRGELVLVHDDTHATTH; this is encoded by the coding sequence ATGACCAAGAAAGTTTATGTAAAGACCTACGGCTGCCAGATGAACGAGTACGACTCCGACAAGATGGTCGACGTACTCGGCGCGGCTGAAGGCCTCGTCAAGACCGACACGCCGGAAGATGCGGACGTCATTCTCTTCAACACCTGCTCGGTGCGCGAAAAAGCGCAGGAGAAAGTCTTCTCCGAGCTCGGCCGTGTGCGCGAGTTGAAAGAAGCGAACCCGAATCTGATCATCGGCGTGGGCGGTTGCGTGGCAAGCCAGGAAGGTGCGTCGATCGTGGCGCGCGCACCGTATGTCGATCTGGTGTTCGGACCGCAAACGCTGCACCGTCTGCCGCAAATGATCGACAAGCGCCGCGAAAGCGGCCGTGCTCAGGTCGACATCTCGTTCCCGGAAATCGAAAAGTTCGATCACTTGCCGCCGGCGCGCGTCGATGGCGCGAGCGCGTTCGTCTCGATCATGGAAGGCTGCAGCAAGTACTGCAGCTACTGCGTCGTGCCCTACACGCGCGGCGAAGAAGTGTCGCGTCCGCTGGACGACGTGCTGACCGAAATCGCCGGCCTCGCCGACCAGGGCGTGCGCGAAGTCACGCTGCTCGGCCAGAACGTGAACGCCTATCGCGCCGGTATTACGCTCGGCTCGAGCGAAATCGCCGACTTCGCTCAGCTGATCGAATACGTTGCGGATATTCCGGGCATCGAACGGATTCGCTACACCACGTCGCATCCGAAGGAATTCACGCAGCGTCTGATCGACACCTACGCCAAGGTGCCGAAGCTCGTCAGCCATCTGCATCTGCCGGTGCAGCACGGTTCCGACCGCATCCTGATGGCGATGAAGCGCGGCTACACGGTGCTCGAATACAAGTCGGTGATCCGCAAGCTGCGCGCGATCCGTCCGGACCTGTCTTTGTCGACCGACATGATCGTCGGCTTCCCCGGCGAGACGGAAGAAGACTTCGACAAGATGATGGCGTTGATTCACGAGATGAAGTACGACACCAGCTTCTCGTTCATCTACAGCCCGCGTCCCGGTACGCCGGCTGCGAATCTGCACGACGACACGCCACACGAAGTGAAGCTCAAGCGTCTGTACCATCTGCAGGCTACGATCGAAGAAAACGTGCAGCGCATCAGCGATTCGATGGTCGGCAAGATCGAGCGGATTCTGGTCGAGCGCCCGGCGCGCAAGGATCCGAACGAACTCGCGGGGCGCACCGAGAACAACCGCGTGGTGAATTTCCCGGCGCCGGTCGCATCGCATGCGCGGCTGATCGGCCAGATGGTGGACGTGAAAATCGTCCATGCGTACCCCCATTCGTTACGTGGCGAACTCGTGCTGGTGCACGACGACACCCACGCGACCACTCACTGA
- a CDS encoding MIP/aquaporin family protein, producing MSPYIAEFIGTALLVLLGNGAVANVLLARTKGKGADLIVIVMGWAMAVFIAVYVTASYSGAHLNPVVTISLALAGKFAWAKVPGYIAAQMLGGMAGALLVWLAYRQHFAKEGDADVKLGVFCTAPAIRSVPHNLLTEMIATFVLILGVLYLASPQVGLGALDALPVGLLVLGIGISLGGPTGYAMSPARDLSPRLMHALLPIPGKRDSDWRYSWIPVCGPLLGGAAATGLYLYLHAH from the coding sequence ATGTCTCCTTACATTGCGGAATTCATCGGCACCGCGCTACTGGTGCTGCTCGGCAACGGCGCGGTTGCCAACGTGCTGCTCGCGCGCACCAAAGGCAAAGGCGCGGACCTGATCGTGATCGTGATGGGCTGGGCGATGGCCGTGTTCATCGCCGTGTACGTCACCGCGTCTTACAGCGGCGCGCACCTGAATCCTGTCGTCACGATCAGCCTCGCGCTGGCCGGCAAATTCGCATGGGCCAAGGTGCCGGGCTACATCGCGGCGCAGATGCTCGGCGGTATGGCGGGCGCCCTGCTTGTGTGGCTCGCGTATCGTCAACATTTCGCGAAAGAAGGCGATGCCGACGTGAAGCTCGGCGTGTTCTGTACGGCGCCCGCCATTCGCAGCGTGCCGCATAACCTGCTCACCGAAATGATCGCGACCTTCGTGCTGATTCTCGGCGTGCTGTATCTGGCTTCGCCGCAAGTTGGTTTGGGCGCGCTCGACGCGCTGCCGGTCGGCCTGCTCGTACTCGGCATCGGCATTTCGCTCGGCGGCCCGACCGGTTACGCGATGAGCCCGGCGCGCGACCTGTCGCCGCGTCTGATGCACGCGCTGCTGCCGATTCCGGGCAAGCGCGACAGCGACTGGCGTTATTCGTGGATTCCGGTGTGCGGTCCGCTGCTGGGCGGCGCAGCGGCAACGGGCTTGTATCTGTACCTGCACGCGCACTGA
- the ribB gene encoding 3,4-dihydroxy-2-butanone-4-phosphate synthase, whose product MSFATFPAPSTIAPDASLDLPLLDTEPVPPRIAAALQAMRDGRAVVLQDDHDRENEADLIVSAERLSVETMALLIRECSGIVCLCLPDEKIRALELPPMAVNNESRHGTAFTVSIEARDGVTTGVSALDRVTTIRAAISDTAKPADIVRPGHVFPLRAQPGGVLARRGHTEGTVDLAVLAGLKPAGVLCELMNADGTMTRGADVERFAAQHNLPMLTIAELVEFREALATARECVADEV is encoded by the coding sequence ATGTCCTTTGCTACTTTTCCTGCTCCGTCGACGATTGCACCCGATGCATCGCTCGATCTCCCCCTGCTCGACACCGAGCCCGTTCCGCCGCGTATCGCCGCCGCCTTGCAGGCCATGCGCGATGGCCGCGCCGTCGTCCTGCAAGACGATCACGACCGCGAGAACGAAGCCGATCTGATCGTTTCCGCCGAGCGTCTTTCCGTCGAAACCATGGCCTTGCTGATTCGCGAATGCAGCGGCATCGTCTGCCTGTGCCTGCCCGACGAGAAGATTCGCGCACTCGAATTGCCGCCTATGGCCGTCAACAACGAAAGCCGTCATGGCACCGCGTTCACGGTCTCGATCGAAGCGCGCGATGGCGTGACCACCGGCGTGTCCGCACTCGATCGCGTGACCACGATCCGCGCGGCGATCAGCGATACGGCGAAGCCGGCCGATATCGTGCGCCCGGGTCACGTGTTCCCGTTGCGCGCGCAGCCTGGCGGCGTGCTGGCGCGTCGCGGCCACACCGAAGGCACGGTCGATCTGGCGGTTCTCGCGGGTCTGAAGCCGGCCGGCGTGCTGTGCGAACTGATGAACGCGGACGGCACGATGACGCGCGGTGCGGACGTGGAGCGCTTCGCGGCGCAACACAATCTGCCGATGCTGACGATCGCGGAGTTGGTGGAATTCCGCGAGGCGCTGGCGACGGCGCGCGAATGTGTCGCCGACGAGGTTTGA
- a CDS encoding VOC family protein, whose translation MQLDHATIVTADLKTARRFFVDVAGLTDGARPPFSVDGHWLYANGRPVIHLIDATVPAQTGRAAPRIDHVAFRLDSADEWQALLQRLHAADVPYQLAEVPQMGPQQAELQLFTALAPGVVIEFVTALRHVHRS comes from the coding sequence ATGCAACTCGATCACGCAACGATCGTCACCGCCGACCTGAAGACCGCGCGACGTTTTTTTGTCGACGTTGCCGGGCTGACGGATGGCGCGCGTCCGCCGTTTTCGGTCGACGGCCACTGGCTGTATGCAAACGGCCGTCCGGTGATTCATCTGATCGACGCGACGGTGCCTGCCCAGACAGGCAGGGCCGCGCCGCGCATCGACCATGTCGCGTTCCGGCTGGACAGCGCCGACGAATGGCAGGCGCTGTTGCAGCGCTTGCATGCGGCGGATGTGCCTTATCAACTCGCCGAAGTGCCACAGATGGGTCCGCAGCAAGCCGAATTGCAATTGTTCACCGCGCTCGCGCCGGGTGTGGTCATCGAATTCGTGACCGCGCTGCGTCACGTTCATCGCAGCTAA
- a CDS encoding MFS transporter — MPIPLLALAISAFAIGTTEFVIMGLLPDVARDLAVSIPSAGLLVSGYALGVAVGAPLLAVVTSKMPRKLALQLLMGVFIVGNTLCAIASSYSVLMFARVVTSFAHGSFFGIGAVVAASLVPAEKRASAIALMFTGLTLANVLGVPFGTFVGQEFGWRAAFWIVSVFGVLSLAGVSLLVPNRHDSGPVGLGHEVRVLKDPQVWTALAMTVLGFGGVFVVFTYIAPILEQVSGFSPRGVTLILVLFGIGLTIGNTVGGKLADRALMPSLMGILVALAVVMAIFARTSHSQVAAAITIFVWGIAAFATVPPLQMRVVEKAAAAPNLASTLNIGAFNVGNAGGAWLGGLVINHGHSLDTLPWVAAAVSVVALLLTWFAARMDAPARAVAQSA, encoded by the coding sequence ATGCCCATTCCATTACTGGCGTTAGCGATCAGCGCTTTCGCGATCGGCACGACCGAGTTCGTGATCATGGGCTTGCTGCCCGATGTTGCGCGCGATCTGGCCGTGTCGATTCCGTCTGCCGGTTTGCTGGTGAGTGGCTATGCGCTCGGCGTCGCCGTCGGCGCGCCGCTGCTCGCAGTGGTCACCAGCAAGATGCCGCGCAAGCTCGCGTTGCAGTTGCTGATGGGCGTGTTCATCGTCGGCAATACGCTGTGCGCGATTGCGTCCAGCTATTCCGTGCTGATGTTCGCCCGCGTGGTGACGTCGTTTGCGCATGGGTCGTTCTTTGGCATCGGCGCAGTGGTGGCGGCTTCGCTCGTGCCGGCTGAAAAGCGGGCGAGCGCGATTGCGCTGATGTTCACCGGCTTGACGCTCGCGAACGTGCTCGGTGTGCCGTTCGGCACGTTCGTCGGTCAGGAATTCGGCTGGCGTGCGGCGTTCTGGATCGTCAGCGTGTTTGGGGTGCTGTCGCTGGCTGGCGTGTCGCTGCTGGTGCCGAATCGTCATGATTCCGGCCCGGTCGGCCTGGGTCACGAAGTGCGCGTGCTGAAGGACCCGCAAGTCTGGACCGCGCTTGCGATGACGGTGCTCGGCTTCGGCGGCGTGTTCGTCGTGTTCACTTATATCGCGCCGATTCTCGAGCAGGTCAGCGGATTCTCGCCGCGCGGCGTGACGCTGATTCTGGTGCTGTTCGGTATCGGCCTCACGATCGGCAATACCGTGGGCGGCAAGCTCGCGGACCGCGCATTGATGCCTTCGCTGATGGGCATTCTGGTGGCGCTCGCGGTCGTGATGGCGATTTTCGCGCGGACCAGCCATTCGCAAGTGGCCGCGGCGATCACCATTTTTGTGTGGGGCATTGCTGCTTTTGCGACCGTGCCGCCATTGCAGATGCGCGTGGTCGAGAAAGCCGCGGCGGCGCCGAATCTGGCTTCGACGTTGAACATCGGTGCGTTCAACGTGGGCAATGCAGGCGGCGCGTGGTTAGGCGGTCTGGTGATCAATCACGGCCATTCGCTCGATACGCTGCCGTGGGTTGCGGCGGCGGTCAGTGTGGTGGCGTTGCTGCTCACGTGGTTCGCGGCGAGGATGGATGCGCCGGCGAGGGCTGTGGCGCAAAGCGCGTGA